A window of Synergistaceae bacterium genomic DNA:
TCCATGTGCTCTTGTAATATCGATACCTCTTGGCTACTTCGGAGGAATAGGTGCTGCATCCAAAAAAGGCATCTTAGTAAAAGGAGCCAATGTATTTGATGCTTTAAGTAAGGTGTCAATAGCAGTGTTTGATAAAACAGGTACTCTAACATATGGCAAATTTGAAGTAGAAGGTATATATCCTCAAGAAGGCATTTCGGAAAAAGAATTGCTGCACACGGCGGCAAGTGCTGAGGTAGGTTCAAATCATCCTTTAGCCAAGTCTATTTTGGCAGCCTCGGGAGAAATGACAATTCCACAAGATGCACAGTTAACGCAGATCGCAGGAAAAGGCATGTTGTTAAAATATGATAAAAATACAATTTTAGTAGGAAGCGAAACTCTCCTGGCAGAACATGCTATTCAAATTCCCTCTTTTTCCAAAAACGGCACTATTGTCCATGTTGCGAAAAATAACGTCTATCAGGGCTATATTGTGGTAGATGACATAATAAGAAAAGAATCTTATCAAGCTGTAAAGGATTTGCACGAATATGGGATGGAAAAGGTATATATGCTAACTGGAGATAGCGAATCAGTCGCAAAATCAGTCTCGGCCACATTAGGATTGGATGGATTCAAAGCTGAGCTATTGCCAGGGAACAAAGTAGCAGCATTAAAAAAGCTCTGTGATGGAGATACTACCAAAACCATATATGTTGGAGATGGTATAAACGATGGCCCGGTACTCGTTACATCGGAAACGGGAATTGCTATGGGAGGCTTTGGTTCTCAAGTAGCCGTCGAAGTAGCGGACGTTGTGATACTCAATGATTCTCCTCTTAAAGTCGCAGAGCTATTACGAGTCGCTCAAAAAACAAGGAGTATCGTTTGGCAAAATGTATTTATGGCTATGGGTGTAAAGGGAGTTTTTCTTATTTTCGGAGCTGCTGGGGTTGCCGGTCTCTGGGAGGCAGTTTTTGCCGATGTCGGAGTTGCTCTTATGGCTATTTTAAATTCAACCAGAGCTTCCAAAATATAAATAAAAATAATATTTACAAGTGAGGAGATAATCATTATGGCTACTGAATCAAACTGCACACACAACTGCGATGGCTGCAAGGAAGAGTGCCCCGAACATGACTTTTCTGTTGCAGCACATCCTCTTAGCTCAATAGACAGGGTTATTGGAATAGTAAGTGGAAAAGGCGGGGTAGGCAAATCTCTTGTTACCTCTCTCCTTGCTATAGAAATGCAAAAACAGGGACATTCGTCTGGCATACTTGATGCAGACATAACAGGCCCCTCAATTCCAAAAATATTTGGGATTAAAGAGATGGCAGCAACAAACGAACATGGTGCTATCCCTATAACAACAAAAACCGGCATAGATATAATGTCTGTAAATTTGCTATTACAGGATCCAACTGACCCAATTATATGGAGGGGCCCTGCAATAGCAAATATAGTAAAACAGTTCTGGAGCGATGTCATTTGGAGTGGGATAGAATATCTGCTTGTGGACATGCCTCCAGGAACAGGAGATGTCCCTCTCACTGTTTTTCAGTCACTGCCATTAAACGGCATAATTATAGTTACATCGCCACAAGAACTTGTCTCCATGATTGTCGAAAAGGCAGTTAAAATGGCGGAGCAGATGAGTATTCCTATATTAGGTATAATTGAGAACCTAAGTTATCTCTCCTGTCCTGATTGTGATAAAAAAATCGAAATTTTTGGCAAAAGTAATGTGGATACTATAGCTCAGAAACATGGATTAAAAGTTTTGGCAAAACTTCCTTTAAATCCTGCCGTGGCAACTCTTTGCGATCATGGAGAAATAGAAAGCTTTAATGAAGACTGGCTTAAAGAGGCTGTAAAAGAAATAGAAGAACTTTTCAAAAATACTGAAGATAATTAAACAGTAAAAAATTCAACGCAGTGAGCTTTGAATTGCTTCAGCACAAAAAATAAACCTATGGAGGTTATACAATGTTATTTATCTGTTATCCGAATTGAGGAACATGCAAAAAAGCCCGTGCATGGCTTGATAAGAATAAACTTACCTATACAGAACGCAATATAAAAGCTAACAATCCCTCTGTAGAAGAAATCACTAATTGGTATGAGAAAAGTGATTTTCCTCTTAAAAAATTCTTTAATACAAGTGGGATGAAATACAGAGAACTCCAGTTAACCAAAAAACTTCCGGAAATGAGCGAAAAGGAGCAGATAGAGACCTTAGCTTCAGACGGTATGCTGCTCAAACGACCTATTCTTGTCACCAATGATAAAATTCTTATTGGCTTTAAAGAGGAACAGTGGGCTCTTTTTTTTAGGAAATAGAGTATACTGTACAACAAAATTTAAAAAACAGAGGTGATATTTTTGGATACAATAGACAGAAATAAGATACTCGAATATCTCGAGAAAAACGCAAAGCTAACAGCAAAAGAAATAGCTTCTATGCTTGCCCTCACTGAACAAGAAGTAGAAAATGAGATTAAAGCCATGGAGGACGAGCAGTTAATTTGCGGTTACCACGCCTTTATCAACTGGGATAAAACTGAGGATGATAAAATCTCAGCTCTTATAGAGTTAAAGGTCACTCCCCAAAGAGGTATGGGATATGACAGCATTGCAAAAAAAATATACAAATATCCAGAAGTAGAATCCCTATATCTCATGTCTGCTGGTGGCTATGATTTTACTGTAATTTTGAAAAAAGCCACAATGCGTGAAATCGCAAACTTCGTAACCACTAAGTTGGCTGTAATGGAAGAGGTCAGGAGTACCTCTACACATATAGTATTAACTAAATATAAAGAATTTGGAATTGCTATTGCCGAAGATAAAAAAGACAAAAGAATGGTTATTGCTCCATGAGAGATTTTATCTGTAAAAAAATTAAAACATTAAAACCTTCCGGAATACGTAAGTTATTTGACATAGCTAATGAAATGCCAAATGTGATTTCTTTGGGTATAGGAGAACCTGATTTTGATACTCCTTGGCACATACGAGAAGAAGGCATAAATGCCCTCCAAAAAGGAAGAACCTTTTACACCTCGAATTCCGGGCTGGAAGAACTACGTGTTGAGATTTGCAAATATGTTGAGAAAAAATATGGGCTTAATTATAATCCTGAAAGTGACGTAGTGGTAACAGTCGGTGGCAGCGAAGCTATTGATATAGCACTACGTGCAATCATTAATCCAGGTGATGAAATAATTTGTCCCGAACCATGTTTTGTATCATATCAACCCTGTATTATTATGTCCGGAGGAGTTTCTGTCCCTATTTCTTTGACCGCAGATAATAGTTTTAAACTAACGGCAAAACAGCTGGAAGATGCTATAACTCCAAAAACAAAAGCCATTTTAATGTCTTATCCCAACAATCCAACCGGTGCAATAATGAGGCTGGAAGATCTTGAGCCTTTGGCAGATGTAATAATAAAACATGACATACTTGTTATAACAGATGAGATATATTGTGAGCTCACTTACAATGGGGGACATGTAAGCATCGCGTCCCTGCCTGGGATGCAAGAACGAACAATTCTTATAAACGGTTTTTCTAAGTCATATGCTATGACCGGCTGGAGACTAGGCTATGCTTTAGCCCCTTCTCATATTCTCGAATATATGTTAAAAATCCACCAGTTTGGCATAATGTCCTCTCCGACAATGAGTCAATATGCGGCTGTAAAAGCCCTACAAGAAGGAGAGAAAGACATTGTCGCGATGAGAAATGCATATAACCAAAGAAGACGATACATATTGGACGCATTTAAAGAAATGGGCTTGCCCTGTTTTGAGCCATATGGTGCGTTTTATGTATTTCCAGATATTTCTGAATTTGGATTGCATTCAGAAGAGTTTTGCCAGAAATTCCTAGAGGAAGAAAATGTAGCTATTGTACCAGGAGTGGCTTTTGGAGAATGTGCAGATAATTATGTCAGAATCTCATATGCCTGCTCTCTGAACGAGATACGTGAAGCCATGAAGCGCTTATCAAAATTTCTAAAAAGACTAAGAAGTAACCCCGTATAGATACAACCCAGGACAAACTTAAAGAAACTATCTGTTAAATGACAAGCTCTTTGATTTTGTCCTTATTATTTCTCTTCAAGAGTGTAAACTGTCCACCTTAAATACTCTGCTTTTCGGGAAAGTTTCACATCGCCTTTTAAATAAAGTTTTGTAAGCTGAATGTGCCCCAGCGGCTCTAAAGTTATTTTTTCTATGAAAAAATCTCCTAAATTTTTGTTGTTCTGCCCTACAAAAACACAAGCGGCAGAAAACGTAACTTTATTTTCACTGCGATTAACAATTACTATATTTACTCCCTCCGAAGTAATCTTCAACCCTCTATATTCAACAGGATCTGCTCCAGGTATTACTCCTTTAGACCCAAAAGCAGCAAAAACAGGCGAAGACATTGCTAGAAATAATATTAGAACTAGGATAATTTTCTTCATAGTAATTCCTCCCATATCTAATTTTCATTATTAATTATAATATACCCATTAAAGTTTTTATCAAAACTTTAAGAGGTCTTCGTAATATAAAAAACGATAACTCTTACTATTTGCTGTTTTAAATTATAAAATTGAAAATCTATCGAATTTACAAATAAGCAAAATAACCTGTATTTTAAAGAGCATAAGTTATACTATAAAAAAGAATTAAAAAAACGACCCTATGTCATAGGATCGTAGTGATAACAAAGAGATGGCGGAGAGCGAGGGATTCGAACCCCCGGGGCTTTGACACCCAATTGATTTCAAGTCAATCACCATCGACCACTCGGACAGCTCTCCTACCGACGTTAAATATTATACATGTCTTTGAGAAAC
This region includes:
- a CDS encoding Mrp/NBP35 family ATP-binding protein, which translates into the protein MATESNCTHNCDGCKEECPEHDFSVAAHPLSSIDRVIGIVSGKGGVGKSLVTSLLAIEMQKQGHSSGILDADITGPSIPKIFGIKEMAATNEHGAIPITTKTGIDIMSVNLLLQDPTDPIIWRGPAIANIVKQFWSDVIWSGIEYLLVDMPPGTGDVPLTVFQSLPLNGIIIVTSPQELVSMIVEKAVKMAEQMSIPILGIIENLSYLSCPDCDKKIEIFGKSNVDTIAQKHGLKVLAKLPLNPAVATLCDHGEIESFNEDWLKEAVKEIEELFKNTEDN
- a CDS encoding aminotransferase class I/II-fold pyridoxal phosphate-dependent enzyme: MRDFICKKIKTLKPSGIRKLFDIANEMPNVISLGIGEPDFDTPWHIREEGINALQKGRTFYTSNSGLEELRVEICKYVEKKYGLNYNPESDVVVTVGGSEAIDIALRAIINPGDEIICPEPCFVSYQPCIIMSGGVSVPISLTADNSFKLTAKQLEDAITPKTKAILMSYPNNPTGAIMRLEDLEPLADVIIKHDILVITDEIYCELTYNGGHVSIASLPGMQERTILINGFSKSYAMTGWRLGYALAPSHILEYMLKIHQFGIMSSPTMSQYAAVKALQEGEKDIVAMRNAYNQRRRYILDAFKEMGLPCFEPYGAFYVFPDISEFGLHSEEFCQKFLEEENVAIVPGVAFGECADNYVRISYACSLNEIREAMKRLSKFLKRLRSNPV
- the cadA gene encoding cadmium-translocating P-type ATPase → MGNTKICGHNHGSNKNADEHSGCGCCSSNQIADIFDEIEEEKRSDIKKFNKEIRFLIITGILFALCLVIEEFFQQYVNVNLLNVVFLALYLICGFPVLKSAFFSLLKGNFFNEFTLMGGASLAAVSIGQISEAVGVMIFYRLGEAFQRKASSYSRRSIKALLAQKPMVANLLKDGKITSINPKDIVKGDKVQVLPGEIIPIDGMVVNGASQINSSAITGESKPIFVKEGSAVHGGTLSLDGMLIIEAVGPFEDSTISRMLDMVQSATARKSPTERFITRFARWYTPSVFGLAALVALLPPIIGYGDFKEWFYRGLVLLVISCPCALVISIPLGYFGGIGAASKKGILVKGANVFDALSKVSIAVFDKTGTLTYGKFEVEGIYPQEGISEKELLHTAASAEVGSNHPLAKSILAASGEMTIPQDAQLTQIAGKGMLLKYDKNTILVGSETLLAEHAIQIPSFSKNGTIVHVAKNNVYQGYIVVDDIIRKESYQAVKDLHEYGMEKVYMLTGDSESVAKSVSATLGLDGFKAELLPGNKVAALKKLCDGDTTKTIYVGDGINDGPVLVTSETGIAMGGFGSQVAVEVADVVILNDSPLKVAELLRVAQKTRSIVWQNVFMAMGVKGVFLIFGAAGVAGLWEAVFADVGVALMAILNSTRASKI
- a CDS encoding Lrp/AsnC family transcriptional regulator yields the protein MDTIDRNKILEYLEKNAKLTAKEIASMLALTEQEVENEIKAMEDEQLICGYHAFINWDKTEDDKISALIELKVTPQRGMGYDSIAKKIYKYPEVESLYLMSAGGYDFTVILKKATMREIANFVTTKLAVMEEVRSTSTHIVLTKYKEFGIAIAEDKKDKRMVIAP
- a CDS encoding arsenate reductase family protein, producing MLFICYPNUGTCKKARAWLDKNKLTYTERNIKANNPSVEEITNWYEKSDFPLKKFFNTSGMKYRELQLTKKLPEMSEKEQIETLASDGMLLKRPILVTNDKILIGFKEEQWALFFRK